ATGCTGCCCCTCGTGGCCGCGTTAAAAAAGGTGACGTATATAGCGCCGTAGTGGTTCGTACCGCTAAGGGTGTACGCCGTGCTGATGGTTCGCTTATCAAGTTTGATGGCAACGCTGCAGTTCTCCTTAACGCCAAGCTTGAGCCAATTGGTACCCGTATTTTTGGGCCAGTGACTCGTGAGCTGCGCAATGAACGATTCATGAAAATCGTTTCACTTGCGCCAGAAGTGTTGTAAGGGGACGGGCATGAACAAGATTCGCAAAGGCGATGAAATCATCGTTATCACAGGCAAGGACAACGGCAAGCGCGGTACAGTGCTGCGCGTAATCCCGGCTGAAGATCGTGTCGTGGTTGAAGGCGTTAATGTGGTGAAAAAACACCAAAAGCCTAATCCAATGCGCGGTGTACAGGGCGGTATTGTCGAAAAGACTATGCCGGTTCACATTTCTAATGTTGCCTTGTTTAACACTGCAACGGGCAAGGCTGATCGCGTTGGCTTCAAGACTTTAGAGGATGGCCGTAAGGTTCGTTTCTTTAAGTCTAGTGGCGAAGTGGTTGGCGGCTAAGGGGTGATGAAAAATGGCTCGTCTGCAAGAGTTTTATAAAGAACAAGTAGTGCCGAAACTGGTTGAACAGTTTGGCTACAAATCCATCATGCAAGTTCCACGCATCGACAAAATCACCATTAACATGGGTGTTGGCGAAGCGATTGCGGATAAAAAAGTGATGGATCATGCTGTTGGTGATTTGGTGAAAATCGCTGGTCAAAAACCAGTTGTTACTGTAGCTAAAAAGTCGATTGCTGGTTTCAAAATTCGTGAAGGTTATCCGGTTGGCTGCAAAGTGACTTTGCGCCGCGAACGTATGTTCGAATTTCTGGATCGTCTGGTAACGATTGCTCTGCCACGTGTGCGCGATTTCCGCGGCGTGAGCGGTAAGTCGTTTGACGGTCGTGGTAATTTCAACATGGGTGTTCGTGAGCAGATCATTTTCCCAGAAATCGAATACGACAAGATTGACGCTTTGCGTGGTATGAATATTACGATTACCACTACAGCTAAATCCGATGAAGAAGCGCGTGCATTACTCGCTTGCTTCAAGTTCCCATTCAAGAGTTGAGGCAACCATGGCTAAAGTCGCAGTGATTAAGCGTGAGGAAAAGCGTCGTGCAACCGTCGCCAAGTACGCCGCCAAGCGTGAAAAGCTGATGGCGGTCATCAATGACCAGAATGCATCTGACGAAGAGCGTTTTGCTGCTCGTTTGCAATTCCAGCAGCTTCCGCGTAATGCAAGCCCGGTACGTCTAGTAAATCGTTGTTCGATTACTGGTCGCGGTCGTGGCGTGTATCGCAAATTCGGACTCGGCCGTATCAAGCTACGTGAACTCGCCTTCAAGGGTGAAGTTCCTGGCATGGTCAAGGCTAGCTGGTAATAGGAGAGATAAAACATGGCAATGCATGATCCTATCGCCGATATGCTAACCCGTATTCGCAACGCACAACGCGCGGACAAGGCACAAGTTACAATGCCATCGTCCACGCTGAAGTTAGCTATTGCTGGCGTGTTGCAAGATGAAGGTTATATCGAATCGTTTGAAGTCGCAGGTGAAGTTAAACCTGTTTTGACCATCGAACT
This portion of the Iodobacter fluviatilis genome encodes:
- the rplN gene encoding 50S ribosomal protein L14, which produces MIQMQTRLEVADNTGARSVMCIKVLGGSKRRYASVGDIIKVAIKDAAPRGRVKKGDVYSAVVVRTAKGVRRADGSLIKFDGNAAVLLNAKLEPIGTRIFGPVTRELRNERFMKIVSLAPEVL
- the rplX gene encoding 50S ribosomal protein L24; this encodes MNKIRKGDEIIVITGKDNGKRGTVLRVIPAEDRVVVEGVNVVKKHQKPNPMRGVQGGIVEKTMPVHISNVALFNTATGKADRVGFKTLEDGRKVRFFKSSGEVVGG
- the rplE gene encoding 50S ribosomal protein L5 → MARLQEFYKEQVVPKLVEQFGYKSIMQVPRIDKITINMGVGEAIADKKVMDHAVGDLVKIAGQKPVVTVAKKSIAGFKIREGYPVGCKVTLRRERMFEFLDRLVTIALPRVRDFRGVSGKSFDGRGNFNMGVREQIIFPEIEYDKIDALRGMNITITTTAKSDEEARALLACFKFPFKS
- the rpsN gene encoding 30S ribosomal protein S14 — its product is MAKVAVIKREEKRRATVAKYAAKREKLMAVINDQNASDEERFAARLQFQQLPRNASPVRLVNRCSITGRGRGVYRKFGLGRIKLRELAFKGEVPGMVKASW